A DNA window from Vanessa cardui chromosome 16, ilVanCard2.1, whole genome shotgun sequence contains the following coding sequences:
- the LOC124536541 gene encoding activating transcription factor of chaperone isoform X2 yields the protein MCCYKCNGMCELCREFQLSLIQNLLKNFPGAAPKIESGKLLQDDISNTMYPPSPPEIKPSRAELATDLLQQLENQCKQENIFSNWLEEKVELPIFENISQVPERVEVPQVALPLPTYAPQTVPQPTEELLREFETVYGAVELTHLTPPQSPPGPATQLLLSYAQQAQCASIAPALHPAPVVPEQWPVSPAPVVLSEYDCDSQLEELVRHRAAQLASPQPSARSASTSPRSSPRSSPPSSPRSSSTDEEWCASRPKPYSRNVDDRRSRKKEQNKNAATRYRQKKKAEVEVLLNEEQALRNRHVDLGEKCSDLQREIRYLKGLMRDLFKAKGLIK from the exons atgtgtTGTTACAAATGTAACGGAATGTGTGAACTGTGTAGAGAATTTCAATTATCGCTTATTCAAA aTCTACTAAAGAATTTTCCGGGCGCTGCACCGAAGATCGAATCTGGCAAATTGCTTCAAGATGACATATCAAACACAATGTACCCGCCATCCCCGCCAGAGATCAAGCCCAGCCGAGCTGAGCTTGCGACTGATCTTCTGCAGCAGCTGGAAAATCAATGCAAACaag aaaacatattttcaaactGGTTGGAAGAAAAAGTGGAGCTTCCCATCTTCGAGAACATCTCCCAAGTGCCCGAGCGTGTAGAGGTACCGCAAGTAGCGCTGCCCCTACCCACGTACGCGCCACAGACGGTACCGCAGCCGACCGAGGAGCTACTGCGAGAGTTCGAAACGGTATACGGCGCCGTCGAGTTGACCCATCTTACACCGCCGCAGAGCCCGCCCGGCCCCGCCACTCAACTCCTGCTTAGCTACGCGCAGCAAGCACAGTGCGCCTCCATCGCGCCCGCCCTGCACCCCGCTCCGGTGGTGCCGGAGCAGTGGCCCGTCTCCCCCGCGCCGGTTGTGCTGTCGGAATACGACTGCGACTCCCAGCTCGAGGAGCTAGTTCGCCACCGCGCCGCTCAGCTAGCGTCCCCGCAGCCGTCCGCTCGCAGCGCGTCTACCTCGCCCCGCTCCTCCCCGCGCTCGTCGCCGCCGTCGTCGCCGCGCTCGTCCTCCACCGACGAGGAGTGGTGCGCGTCTCGCCCCAAGCCGTACTCGCGTAACGTCGACGATCGCCGTTCGCGCAAGAAGGAGCAGAACAAGAACGCAGCCACACGCTACCGCCAGAAGAAGAAGGCGGAAGTCGAAGTGTTGCTCAACGAGGAACAGGCGCTGCGCAATCGCCACGTCGACCTCGGAGAGAAGTGTTCGGACCTGCAGCGAGAGATTCGGTATCTCAAGGGGCTCATGCGCGATCTGTTCAAGGCGAAGGGTctcataaaataa
- the LOC124536541 gene encoding activating transcription factor of chaperone isoform X1, producing the protein MSASQWNWSLASADGLLTENECSMLLEVDLFDTDGDLLKNFPGAAPKIESGKLLQDDISNTMYPPSPPEIKPSRAELATDLLQQLENQCKQENIFSNWLEEKVELPIFENISQVPERVEVPQVALPLPTYAPQTVPQPTEELLREFETVYGAVELTHLTPPQSPPGPATQLLLSYAQQAQCASIAPALHPAPVVPEQWPVSPAPVVLSEYDCDSQLEELVRHRAAQLASPQPSARSASTSPRSSPRSSPPSSPRSSSTDEEWCASRPKPYSRNVDDRRSRKKEQNKNAATRYRQKKKAEVEVLLNEEQALRNRHVDLGEKCSDLQREIRYLKGLMRDLFKAKGLIK; encoded by the exons ATGAGTGCGAGCCAATGGAACTGGTCGCTGGCTTCGGCCGACGGCCTTTTAACTGAAAATGAATGCTCTATGCTGCTCGAAGTTGATCTTTTTGACACCGATGGAG aTCTACTAAAGAATTTTCCGGGCGCTGCACCGAAGATCGAATCTGGCAAATTGCTTCAAGATGACATATCAAACACAATGTACCCGCCATCCCCGCCAGAGATCAAGCCCAGCCGAGCTGAGCTTGCGACTGATCTTCTGCAGCAGCTGGAAAATCAATGCAAACaag aaaacatattttcaaactGGTTGGAAGAAAAAGTGGAGCTTCCCATCTTCGAGAACATCTCCCAAGTGCCCGAGCGTGTAGAGGTACCGCAAGTAGCGCTGCCCCTACCCACGTACGCGCCACAGACGGTACCGCAGCCGACCGAGGAGCTACTGCGAGAGTTCGAAACGGTATACGGCGCCGTCGAGTTGACCCATCTTACACCGCCGCAGAGCCCGCCCGGCCCCGCCACTCAACTCCTGCTTAGCTACGCGCAGCAAGCACAGTGCGCCTCCATCGCGCCCGCCCTGCACCCCGCTCCGGTGGTGCCGGAGCAGTGGCCCGTCTCCCCCGCGCCGGTTGTGCTGTCGGAATACGACTGCGACTCCCAGCTCGAGGAGCTAGTTCGCCACCGCGCCGCTCAGCTAGCGTCCCCGCAGCCGTCCGCTCGCAGCGCGTCTACCTCGCCCCGCTCCTCCCCGCGCTCGTCGCCGCCGTCGTCGCCGCGCTCGTCCTCCACCGACGAGGAGTGGTGCGCGTCTCGCCCCAAGCCGTACTCGCGTAACGTCGACGATCGCCGTTCGCGCAAGAAGGAGCAGAACAAGAACGCAGCCACACGCTACCGCCAGAAGAAGAAGGCGGAAGTCGAAGTGTTGCTCAACGAGGAACAGGCGCTGCGCAATCGCCACGTCGACCTCGGAGAGAAGTGTTCGGACCTGCAGCGAGAGATTCGGTATCTCAAGGGGCTCATGCGCGATCTGTTCAAGGCGAAGGGTctcataaaataa
- the LOC124536162 gene encoding DNA polymerase delta subunit 2: MLFKVDSKPSADTKNENNEFEILDAERRTVNYADCSKRFYQVSRDFSQQYAHIYSARLNTFRNILIPIVKKRWSDKYKILKLCELRDKGTTCIIMGTLFKLQELKPSILRELSDQLEILPQPAKTHFVHDTDTLVLEDELQRIKLSGDCIDVNRVVTGVVTALLGSEDEDGIFTVRDVCWAGSCIQKPLPKLNDDRYIVFMSGLNLASKTGNHLFSLNLLLEWLFGFCGTSEYQEEISKVVRVVIAGGIYANQSNESTLNESDVIAASEVVDSFAAALSAVVPLDLMPGCKDPAGIMLPQKPFHYCLFPKAVEYKSFNRVSNPYECDIGGFVCLGTSGEPVRDVMRYSKLDKPLDVMKKTLEWRHIAPTCPDTVPCTPCLDTDPFTIYNCPAIYFNGNCDEFSTELFTGDDQQSVRLVCIPNFCETKTVALVNLKNLECYSMVFD, translated from the exons atgttgTTTAAAGTTGACTCTAAACCATCTGCAGATACAAAgaatgaaaataatgaatttgaaATACTCGATGCTGAAAGACGCACTGTAAATTATGCAGATTGTTCTAAACGATTTTATCAGGTATCTCGAGATTTTTCTCAACAATACGCCCACATATATTCAGCAAGATTAAATACCTTTAGAAATATATTGATTCCAATAGTAAAAAAGAGATGGTCTGAcaagtacaaaatattaaagttgtGTGAATTACGCGATAAAGGCACAACATGCATCATAATGGGAacacttttcaaattacaagAATTAAAGCCGAGTATTTTGAGAGAGCTATCAGATCAGCTTGAAATATTACCTCAACCAGCAAA AACTCACTTTGTCCACGATACAGATACTTTAGTATTAGAAGATGAACTCCAAAGAATAAAACTGTCTGGTGATTGTATTGATGTTAACAGAGTAGTAACAGGTGTTGTCACTGCACTACTGG GAAGTGAAGATGAAGATGGAATTTTTACAGTTAGAGATGTATGCTGGGCTGGCAGTTGCATACAAAAACCATTGCCAAAGTTAAATGATGATAG gtacaTAGTTTTTATGTCAGGTCTGAATCTTGCATCAAAAACTGGAAAtcatttgttttcattaaaCTTGTTATTGGAATGGCTATTTGGGTTTTGTGGCACATCAGAATATCAGGAGGAGATTTCTAAAGTCGTTAGAGTTGTAATAGCAG gTGGGATATATGCAAACCAATCAAATGAATCAACACTTAATGAATCGGATGTTATAGCTGCCTCTGAAGTGGTTGATTCTTTTGCTGCTGCTCTCAGTGCTGTTGTTCCTTTGGATCTAATGCCCGGTTGTAAGGATCCTGCTGGGATTATGTTACCTCAAAAACCATTTCACTATT GTTTATTTCCAAAAGCAGtagaatataaatcatttaatcgTGTTTCTAATCCTTATGAGTGTGATATTGGAG ggtTTGTATGCTTAGGAACATCTGGCGAGCCTGTAAGAGATGTGATGCGGTACAGCAAGCTTGACAAACCTTTGGATGTCATGAAGAAAACATTGGAGTGGCGTCATATAGCTCCAACATGTCCAGACACAGTTCCTTGCACCCCATGCTTGGACACTGACCCTTTTACTATTTACAATTGTcctgcaatatattttaatggaaattgTGATGAATTCTCAACTGAACTCTTTACAG gaGATGACCAACAATCAGTCAGATTGGTTTGTATTCCTAACTTTTGTGAAACGAAAACAGTAGCTTTagttaatttaaagaatttggAATGTTACAGTATGGTATTTGactaa